The following proteins come from a genomic window of Streptomyces liliiviolaceus:
- the zwf gene encoding glucose-6-phosphate dehydrogenase, whose protein sequence is MLSSSNPLRDPADRRLPRIAGPSGLVIFGVTGDLSRKKLMPAVYDLANRGLLPPGFSLVGFARREWANEDFAQEVHDAVKEHARTPFREEVWQQLIQGMRFVQGTFDDDDAFERLRETIGELDKAQGTGGNFAFYLSVPPGAFPVVIQQLKKHGLADQTSGSWRRAVIEKPFGHDLKSAEDLNSTVEEVFAPDQVFRIDHYLGKETVQNILALRFANQMFEPIWNRSYVDHVQITMAEDIGIGGRAGYYDGIGAARDVIQNHLLQLMALTAMEEPSSFDADALAAEKTKVLGAVKLPGDLGENTVRGQYAEGWQGGEKAVGYLQEDGIDPKSKTDTYAAIKVEVDNRRWAGVPFYLRTGKRLGRRVTEIAVVFQRAPHSPFDHTATEELGQNAIVIRVQPDEGITVRFGSKVPGTSMEIRDVSMDFAYGESFTESSPEAYERLILDVLLGDSNLFPRTEEVELSWKILDPIEEYWDKHGRPAQYQSGTWGPVEADEMLKRDGRSWRRP, encoded by the coding sequence ATCTTGTCAAGCAGCAATCCGCTGCGTGACCCGGCGGACCGACGGCTCCCGCGTATCGCGGGGCCGTCGGGCCTCGTCATCTTCGGGGTCACGGGCGATTTGTCCCGTAAAAAGCTCATGCCTGCTGTTTATGACCTTGCCAACCGCGGCCTGCTGCCGCCGGGCTTCTCCCTCGTCGGCTTCGCGCGCCGCGAGTGGGCGAACGAGGACTTCGCCCAGGAGGTCCACGACGCCGTCAAGGAACACGCCCGTACGCCGTTCCGCGAGGAGGTCTGGCAGCAGCTCATCCAGGGGATGCGCTTCGTCCAGGGCACCTTCGACGACGACGACGCGTTCGAGCGGCTGCGCGAGACGATCGGCGAGCTGGACAAGGCGCAGGGCACGGGCGGCAACTTCGCCTTCTACCTGTCCGTGCCGCCGGGCGCGTTCCCGGTGGTCATCCAGCAGCTGAAGAAGCACGGCCTCGCCGACCAGACGAGCGGCTCCTGGCGGCGCGCGGTCATCGAGAAGCCCTTCGGCCACGACCTCAAGTCGGCCGAGGACCTCAACTCCACCGTCGAAGAGGTCTTCGCCCCGGACCAGGTCTTCCGCATCGACCACTACCTGGGCAAGGAGACGGTCCAGAACATCCTGGCGCTGCGCTTCGCCAACCAGATGTTCGAGCCGATCTGGAACCGGTCGTACGTCGACCACGTACAGATCACGATGGCCGAGGACATCGGCATCGGCGGCCGGGCCGGCTACTACGACGGCATCGGCGCCGCCCGTGACGTCATCCAGAACCACCTGCTCCAGCTGATGGCCCTCACGGCCATGGAGGAGCCCTCCTCCTTCGACGCGGACGCGCTCGCCGCCGAGAAGACCAAGGTGCTCGGCGCGGTGAAGCTGCCCGGCGACCTCGGCGAGAACACGGTCCGCGGCCAGTACGCCGAGGGCTGGCAGGGCGGCGAGAAGGCCGTCGGCTATCTCCAGGAAGACGGTATCGACCCCAAGTCGAAGACCGACACGTACGCGGCGATCAAGGTGGAGGTCGACAACCGCCGCTGGGCGGGCGTCCCCTTCTACCTGCGCACCGGCAAGCGGCTGGGCCGGCGGGTCACCGAGATCGCCGTCGTCTTCCAGCGCGCCCCGCACTCCCCCTTCGACCACACGGCGACGGAGGAGCTGGGCCAGAACGCGATCGTCATCCGCGTCCAGCCCGACGAGGGCATCACGGTCCGCTTCGGCTCCAAGGTGCCCGGCACCTCCATGGAGATCCGGGACGTGTCGATGGACTTCGCGTACGGCGAGTCGTTCACCGAGTCCAGCCCCGAGGCGTACGAGAGGCTGATCCTCGACGTCCTCCTCGGCGACTCGAACCTCTTCCCGCGCACCGAGGAGGTCGAGCTGTCCTGGAAGATCCTCGACCCGATCGAGGAGTACTGGGACAAGCACGGCAGGCCCGCGCAGTACCAGTCGGGCACGTGGGGGCCCGTCGAGGCCGACGAAATGCTCAAGCGAGACGGACGGAGCTGGCGTCGGCCATGA
- the tal gene encoding transaldolase, with amino-acid sequence MTDALKRLSEEGVAIWLDDLSRKRITSGNLAELIDQQHVVGVTTNPSIFQKAISQGDGYDQQLSDLAARKVTVEEAIRMITTADVRDAADILRPVFDATQGQDGRVSIEVDPRLAHNTKATVAEAKQLAWLVDRPNTLIKIPATKAGLPAITETIARGISVNVTLIFSLERYREVMEAFVSGLEKAQAAGLDLSKIHSVASFFVSRVDTEIDKRLDALGTDEAKAARGKAGLANARLAYQAYEEVFTSDRWNALDKAQANKQRPLWASTGVKDPAYKDTLYVDDLVAPNTVNTMPEATLFAAEDHGKITGNTVAGTYEQARAELDAVEKLGISYDDVVQLLEDEGVEKFEGAWNDLLKSTEAELQRLAPSEG; translated from the coding sequence ATGACAGACGCACTCAAGCGCCTCTCCGAGGAAGGCGTCGCGATCTGGCTGGACGACCTGTCGCGCAAGCGGATCACGTCCGGCAACCTCGCCGAACTGATCGACCAGCAGCACGTCGTGGGCGTCACCACCAACCCGTCGATCTTCCAGAAGGCGATCTCGCAGGGCGACGGCTACGACCAGCAGCTGTCCGACCTCGCCGCCCGCAAGGTCACGGTCGAAGAGGCCATCCGCATGATCACGACGGCGGACGTCCGTGACGCCGCCGACATCCTGCGTCCGGTCTTCGACGCGACGCAGGGCCAGGACGGCCGGGTCTCGATCGAGGTCGACCCGCGACTGGCGCACAACACCAAGGCGACCGTCGCCGAGGCCAAGCAGCTCGCCTGGCTCGTCGACCGGCCGAACACGCTCATCAAGATCCCGGCGACCAAGGCGGGCCTGCCCGCGATCACCGAGACGATCGCGCGGGGCATCAGCGTCAACGTCACGCTGATCTTCTCCCTTGAGCGCTACCGCGAGGTCATGGAGGCGTTCGTCTCCGGCCTGGAGAAGGCCCAGGCCGCCGGCCTCGACCTCTCCAAGATCCACTCCGTGGCGTCCTTCTTCGTGTCCCGGGTGGACACCGAGATCGACAAGCGGCTGGACGCGCTGGGCACCGACGAGGCCAAGGCCGCCCGCGGCAAGGCGGGTCTCGCCAACGCGCGGCTGGCGTACCAGGCGTACGAGGAGGTCTTCACCTCGGACCGCTGGAACGCCCTGGACAAGGCGCAGGCCAACAAGCAGCGTCCGCTGTGGGCCTCGACCGGCGTCAAGGACCCGGCCTACAAGGACACCCTGTACGTCGACGACCTGGTCGCGCCGAACACGGTGAACACCATGCCGGAGGCGACCCTGTTCGCCGCCGAGGACCACGGCAAGATCACCGGCAACACCGTCGCCGGTACGTACGAGCAGGCCCGTGCCGAACTCGACGCGGTCGAGAAGCTCGGGATCTCGTACGACGACGTGGTCCAGCTTCTGGAGGACGAGGGCGTCGAGAAGTTCGAGGGCGCCTGGAACGACCTGCTCAAGTCGACCGAGGCGGAGCTCCAGCGCCTCGCCCCCTCGGAGGGCTGA
- the tkt gene encoding transketolase, translated as MSTKPTTTDIEWTELDQRAVDTARILAADAVQKVGNGHPGTAMSLAPAAYTLFQKVMRHDPADADWTGRDRFVLSAGHSSLTLYTQLYLAGFGLELDDLKSFRTWGSKTPGHPEYGHTTGVETTTGPLGQGVANAVGMAMAARYERGLFDPEAAPGTSPFDHFVFAIAGDGCLQEGISGEASSMAGHQKLGNLVLLWDDNHISIEGDTETAVSEDTPKRYEAYGWHVQRVEPQENGDLDPAALYAAIEAAKAVTDKPSFIAMRSIIAWPAPNAQNTEAAHGSALGDDEVAATKRVLGFDPEKSFEVADEVLAHSRKALDRGREAKAEWEKGFAAWRTANPERAAEFDRIAAGELPAGWEEKLPVFETGKGVATRAASGKVLQALGAVVPELWGGSADLAGSNNTTIDKTSSFLPAGNPLPEADPYGRTIHFGIREHSMAAEMNGIALHGNTRIYGGTFLVFSDYMRNAVRLSALMHLPVTYVWTHDSIGLGEDGPTHQPVEHLASLRAIPGLNVVRPADANETAIAWREILRRYTKVFGKGAPHGLALTRQGVPTYDADENAAKGAYVLFEAEGGEPEVILIATGSEVHVAVEAREQLQAAGTPTRVVSVPCVEWFDEQDQGYRDSVLPPSVKARVAVEAGIGLTWHRFVGDAGRIVSLEHFGASADGKVLFQEFGFTAENVANVAKESLAAAKR; from the coding sequence GTGAGCACCAAGCCGACCACAACAGACATCGAGTGGACCGAATTGGACCAGCGGGCGGTCGACACGGCCCGCATCCTGGCCGCCGACGCCGTACAGAAGGTCGGCAACGGCCATCCGGGTACGGCGATGAGTCTGGCGCCAGCCGCGTACACCCTCTTCCAGAAGGTGATGCGGCACGACCCGGCGGACGCCGACTGGACCGGTCGCGACCGATTCGTGCTGTCCGCCGGCCATTCGTCCCTGACTCTCTACACGCAGCTGTACCTGGCCGGCTTCGGCCTGGAGCTGGACGACCTGAAGTCGTTCAGGACGTGGGGTTCGAAGACCCCGGGACACCCCGAGTACGGGCACACCACCGGTGTGGAGACGACGACCGGGCCGCTCGGCCAGGGTGTCGCCAACGCGGTGGGCATGGCGATGGCCGCCCGCTACGAGCGTGGTCTGTTCGACCCGGAGGCGGCCCCCGGCACCTCCCCGTTCGACCACTTCGTCTTCGCGATCGCCGGTGACGGCTGCCTCCAGGAGGGCATCTCCGGCGAGGCGTCCTCGATGGCGGGCCACCAGAAGCTCGGCAACCTGGTCCTGCTGTGGGACGACAACCACATCTCGATCGAGGGCGACACCGAGACGGCCGTCTCCGAGGACACCCCCAAGCGGTACGAGGCCTACGGCTGGCACGTCCAGCGCGTGGAGCCGCAGGAGAACGGCGACCTCGACCCGGCCGCCCTGTACGCGGCGATCGAGGCCGCGAAGGCGGTCACGGACAAGCCGTCGTTCATCGCGATGCGCTCGATCATCGCCTGGCCCGCCCCGAACGCGCAGAACACCGAGGCCGCGCACGGCTCGGCGCTCGGCGACGACGAGGTCGCGGCCACCAAGCGGGTCCTCGGCTTCGACCCGGAGAAGTCCTTCGAGGTCGCCGACGAGGTGCTGGCGCACTCCCGCAAGGCGCTCGACCGCGGCCGTGAGGCCAAGGCCGAGTGGGAGAAGGGCTTCGCCGCGTGGCGGACCGCCAACCCGGAGCGCGCCGCCGAGTTCGACCGCATCGCCGCGGGCGAGCTGCCGGCCGGCTGGGAGGAGAAGCTCCCGGTCTTCGAGACGGGCAAGGGCGTCGCCACGCGTGCCGCGTCCGGCAAGGTCCTCCAGGCGCTCGGCGCGGTCGTCCCCGAGCTGTGGGGCGGCTCGGCCGACCTCGCGGGCTCGAACAACACGACGATCGACAAGACGAGCTCGTTCCTTCCGGCGGGCAACCCGCTGCCGGAGGCGGACCCGTACGGCCGCACGATCCACTTCGGTATCCGCGAGCACTCGATGGCCGCGGAGATGAACGGCATCGCGCTGCACGGCAACACCCGTATCTACGGGGGCACCTTCCTGGTGTTCTCCGACTACATGCGCAACGCCGTGCGGCTGTCCGCGCTGATGCACCTGCCGGTGACGTACGTGTGGACGCACGACTCCATCGGTCTCGGCGAGGACGGCCCCACCCACCAGCCGGTCGAGCACCTGGCCTCGCTGCGCGCCATCCCGGGCCTGAACGTCGTGCGCCCGGCCGACGCCAACGAGACCGCGATCGCGTGGCGCGAGATCCTGCGCCGCTACACCAAGGTCTTCGGCAAGGGCGCCCCGCACGGTCTCGCGCTGACCCGTCAGGGCGTACCGACGTACGACGCCGACGAGAACGCGGCGAAGGGCGCCTACGTGCTCTTCGAGGCCGAGGGCGGCGAGCCCGAGGTCATCCTGATCGCCACCGGTTCCGAGGTGCACGTGGCCGTCGAGGCGCGTGAGCAGCTCCAGGCGGCCGGCACCCCGACGCGGGTCGTGTCCGTGCCGTGCGTGGAGTGGTTCGACGAGCAGGACCAGGGGTACCGGGACTCGGTGCTTCCTCCGTCCGTCAAGGCGCGTGTAGCGGTCGAGGCCGGTATCGGTCTGACCTGGCACCGCTTCGTCGGGGACGCGGGCCGCATCGTTTCCCTGGAGCACTTCGGTGCTTCGGCCGACGGCAAGGTCCTCTTCCAGGAGTTCGGCTTCACTGCCGAGAACGTCGCGAACGTCGCCAAGGAATCGCTCGCCGCAGCCAAGCGCTGA
- a CDS encoding heme o synthase, with the protein MCVTAVESRPAGVVGGTSQGTNHRPFGARVMAFVALTKPRIIELLLITTVPVMFLAQQGVPDLKLVLLTCLGGYLSAGGANALNMYIDRDIDALMERTSQRPLVTGMVSPRECLAFGITLAVVSTLLFGLTVNWLSAWLSLGALLFYVVVYTMILKRRTSQNIVWGGIAGCLPVLIGWSSVTNSMSWAPVILFLVMFFWTPPHYWPLSMKVKDDYARVGVPMLPVVASNKVVARQIVLYSWAMVGVSLLLTPLGYTGWFYTVVAVVTGGFWLWEAHGLQARAKGGAVGAKLKEMRLFHWSITYVSLLFVAVAVDPFLR; encoded by the coding sequence GTGTGCGTGACGGCCGTTGAATCCCGTCCAGCGGGAGTAGTCGGTGGGACGAGTCAGGGCACGAACCACCGGCCGTTCGGGGCCCGGGTCATGGCGTTCGTCGCTCTCACCAAGCCGCGGATCATCGAACTGCTGCTGATCACCACCGTGCCGGTGATGTTCCTGGCGCAGCAGGGGGTGCCCGACCTGAAGCTGGTGCTCCTCACCTGCCTCGGCGGGTACCTCTCCGCCGGAGGCGCCAACGCGCTGAACATGTACATCGACCGTGACATCGACGCGCTCATGGAACGTACGTCGCAGCGCCCGCTCGTCACCGGCATGGTGAGCCCCCGCGAGTGCCTCGCCTTCGGCATCACGCTGGCCGTGGTGTCCACGCTCCTGTTCGGCCTCACGGTCAACTGGCTGTCCGCCTGGCTGTCGCTGGGGGCCCTCCTCTTCTACGTCGTCGTCTACACGATGATCCTCAAACGGCGTACGTCGCAGAACATCGTGTGGGGCGGGATCGCCGGCTGTCTGCCCGTCCTCATCGGCTGGTCGTCCGTCACGAACTCCATGTCGTGGGCGCCGGTCATCCTCTTCCTCGTCATGTTCTTCTGGACGCCGCCGCACTACTGGCCGCTGTCCATGAAGGTGAAGGACGACTACGCGCGCGTGGGCGTGCCGATGCTGCCCGTCGTCGCCTCCAACAAGGTCGTCGCGCGGCAGATCGTCCTCTACAGCTGGGCCATGGTCGGGGTCTCCCTGCTGCTCACCCCGCTCGGCTACACCGGGTGGTTCTACACGGTGGTCGCCGTCGTGACGGGTGGGTTCTGGCTCTGGGAGGCGCACGGGTTGCAGGCGCGGGCCAAGGGTGGGGCCGTGGGGGCGAAGCTGAAGGAGATGCGGCTGTTCCACTGGTCGATCACATATGTGTCGTTGCTGTTCGTGGCGGTTGCGGTGGACCCCTTCTTGCGGTGA
- a CDS encoding amidohydrolase family protein has protein sequence MIETPSLVDQYCHGVLRTELGLGTFEAHLARGEGPPAAGTTFFDTQTGFAVRRWCPPLLGLEPHCPPARYLARRRELGVMEAGRKLLRGSGITTYLVDTGLPGDLTGPGEMASTGAADAHEIVRLELLAEQVADTSGTVESFLANLAESVHGAAVTAVAFTSVAGVRHGLALAPEPPGPGEVRGAAGRWLAGRRVGGALSDPVLLRHLLWIAVASGRPLQLHAGLGEPGLRIDRTDPVLLTDFARATAGLGTELVLLHGYPYHRHAAHLAGVFPHVYADLGAALVRTGARAAAVLSEILELAPFGKLLFSSGAHGLPELHVVGARLFREALARVLGAWVAEGAWSLADAQRVAGLIAAGNAKRVYGVR, from the coding sequence ATGATCGAAACGCCGTCGCTGGTGGACCAGTACTGCCACGGCGTACTGCGGACGGAGCTGGGCCTCGGCACCTTCGAGGCCCACCTGGCCCGCGGCGAGGGCCCACCCGCCGCCGGCACCACGTTCTTCGACACCCAGACCGGTTTCGCCGTACGCCGCTGGTGCCCCCCTCTCCTGGGTCTCGAACCGCACTGCCCGCCCGCCCGCTATCTGGCACGCCGCCGCGAACTCGGCGTCATGGAGGCGGGCCGCAAACTGCTGCGGGGGAGCGGCATCACGACGTATCTGGTCGACACCGGGCTGCCCGGCGATCTGACAGGACCCGGCGAGATGGCCTCCACGGGCGCCGCCGACGCCCACGAGATCGTCCGGCTCGAACTGCTCGCCGAGCAGGTCGCCGACACCTCCGGCACCGTCGAGTCGTTCCTCGCCAACCTCGCCGAGTCGGTGCACGGGGCCGCCGTGACCGCCGTGGCCTTCACCTCGGTGGCGGGCGTTCGGCACGGCCTCGCGCTCGCGCCCGAACCGCCGGGACCCGGCGAGGTGCGGGGCGCCGCGGGCCGCTGGCTGGCGGGCCGCCGGGTGGGCGGCGCGCTGAGCGACCCGGTGCTGCTCAGACACCTGCTGTGGATCGCCGTCGCCTCCGGCCGCCCGCTCCAGCTGCACGCGGGGCTCGGCGAGCCCGGACTGCGCATCGACCGCACCGACCCCGTGCTGCTCACCGACTTCGCCCGCGCCACGGCGGGGCTCGGCACCGAGCTGGTGCTGCTGCACGGCTACCCGTACCACCGCCACGCGGCGCATCTCGCCGGGGTGTTCCCGCACGTGTACGCCGATCTGGGCGCCGCGCTCGTCCGCACCGGCGCGCGGGCGGCGGCCGTCCTCTCGGAGATCCTGGAACTCGCCCCCTTCGGCAAGCTCCTGTTCTCCAGCGGGGCCCACGGCCTGCCCGAACTCCATGTGGTCGGCGCCCGTCTCTTCCGCGAGGCGCTCGCCCGGGTCCTCGGCGCCTGGGTGGCCGAAGGCGCCTGGTCGCTGGCCGACGCGCAGCGGGTCGCGGGACTGATCGCGGCGGGCAACGCGAAGCGGGTGTACGGAGTGCGGTGA
- a CDS encoding nucleotidyltransferase, whose amino-acid sequence MTRSDATDRLLDRFRTELRGLDPLAVWAHGSLGSVGGDDYQEGRSDLDLIAVLAGPITARTVWRVARLHARLRGEPLVAKLHCSYLTPGTAADPERRHLTWAHQQLFKRPVTPVTRRELHTFGLVLSGERPDTLLPPVTDEELAAFVVRDQRDFWRREVDRTGNWTQDAWVDVGMTTHARAAITLKDGRLITKREALDLLPGLGAPVEVVADIRGRRYPEPGTPLREVREIQGWTARRGQLTMDFLGPAIDRLVAAYT is encoded by the coding sequence ATGACTCGCAGCGACGCCACCGACCGGCTCCTCGACCGCTTCCGCACCGAACTGCGCGGCCTCGACCCCCTGGCCGTGTGGGCACACGGCTCGCTCGGCTCCGTGGGCGGCGACGACTACCAGGAGGGTCGCAGCGACCTGGACCTGATCGCGGTCCTGGCCGGCCCGATCACCGCGCGCACGGTCTGGCGGGTGGCCCGGCTGCACGCCCGTCTGCGCGGCGAACCGCTCGTCGCCAAGCTGCACTGCAGCTATCTGACGCCCGGCACCGCCGCCGATCCGGAGCGGCGGCACCTCACCTGGGCGCACCAGCAGCTCTTCAAGCGGCCGGTCACCCCGGTGACCCGGCGCGAGCTGCACACCTTCGGACTGGTCCTGTCCGGCGAGCGGCCCGACACCCTGCTGCCGCCGGTGACGGACGAAGAACTCGCCGCGTTCGTGGTCCGGGACCAGCGGGACTTCTGGCGCCGCGAGGTGGACCGTACGGGCAACTGGACCCAGGACGCGTGGGTCGACGTCGGCATGACCACCCACGCGCGCGCCGCGATCACCCTGAAGGACGGCCGGCTGATCACCAAGCGCGAGGCCCTGGACCTGCTGCCCGGCCTCGGCGCGCCCGTCGAGGTGGTCGCGGACATCCGCGGGCGGCGGTACCCGGAGCCGGGGACGCCGCTCAGGGAGGTCCGGGAGATCCAGGGGTGGACGGCCCGCAGAGGGCAGTTGACCATGGATTTCCTCGGCCCGGCGATCGACCGACTCGTGGCCGCGTACACCTGA
- a CDS encoding COX15/CtaA family protein — MTRADAAQAVRNPLAFIAGRWTPSPRTVRRAALAALVMAVLIVVTGGAVRLTGSGLGCPTWPKCTDNSLTTTSEMGVHGVIEFGNRMLTYVLCAAVGWAIVAARSQKPYRRSLTRLGWTQFWVVMGNAILGGIVVLVGLNPYTVAAHFLLSTALIAVATVMWQRTREGDDSPRPLVGKPVLQMAWILVAATVLLIAVGTVVTGAGPHAGDSSEVHRIPLNWENVTKLHAVLAWIVVTLAFALWFVLKAVDAPRGPLHRTRDLFLVLLAQGAIGYVQYFTDLPEVLVGLHMFGSCLVWIATLRVLLSLRERPETVADLPGQSTESALSRT; from the coding sequence GTGACCCGAGCGGACGCCGCTCAAGCCGTGCGCAACCCGCTCGCCTTCATCGCAGGGCGCTGGACCCCGTCCCCCCGGACGGTCCGGCGTGCCGCTCTCGCCGCGCTCGTCATGGCGGTGCTGATCGTGGTGACCGGTGGTGCCGTCCGGCTGACCGGCTCGGGCCTCGGCTGCCCGACCTGGCCCAAGTGCACCGACAACTCGCTCACCACGACGAGCGAGATGGGCGTGCACGGCGTCATCGAGTTCGGCAACCGCATGCTGACGTACGTGCTGTGCGCGGCGGTCGGCTGGGCGATCGTCGCCGCGCGCTCGCAGAAGCCGTACCGCCGCAGCCTGACCCGGCTCGGCTGGACGCAGTTCTGGGTCGTCATGGGCAATGCGATCCTCGGCGGGATCGTCGTCCTCGTGGGCCTGAACCCGTACACGGTCGCCGCGCACTTCCTCCTGTCCACCGCTCTCATCGCCGTCGCCACGGTGATGTGGCAGCGCACCCGGGAGGGTGACGACTCACCCCGTCCGCTGGTCGGCAAGCCGGTGCTGCAGATGGCGTGGATCCTGGTCGCCGCCACCGTCCTGCTGATCGCGGTGGGCACGGTCGTCACCGGCGCGGGCCCGCACGCGGGCGATTCGAGCGAGGTGCACCGCATCCCGCTGAACTGGGAGAACGTCACCAAGCTGCATGCCGTCCTGGCGTGGATCGTGGTGACGCTGGCCTTCGCGCTGTGGTTCGTCCTGAAGGCCGTCGACGCGCCCCGGGGCCCCCTGCACCGCACCCGCGATCTCTTCCTGGTGCTCCTCGCGCAGGGCGCCATCGGCTATGTCCAGTACTTCACCGATCTGCCGGAGGTCCTGGTCGGCCTCCACATGTTCGGCTCCTGCCTGGTGTGGATCGCCACGCTCCGCGTCCTGCTGTCGCTGCGGGAACGGCCGGAGACGGTGGCGGACCTGCCGGGCCAGTCGACGGAGTCGGCACTCAGCCGCACCTGA
- a CDS encoding ABC transporter permease produces the protein MSAETTGTGAGTDARSTAAGTYAPKPGAAPLPRMIATQAALETKMLLRNGEQLLLTVIIPTLLLVLFSAVDVVDTGDGEAVDFLAPGILALAVMSTAFTGQAIATGFERRYGVLKRLAVSPLPRWGLMTAKSLSVLVTEVLQVILVTVIALALGWSPHGNPFAVLLLLVLGTAAFSGLGLLMAGTLKAEATLAAANLVFLLLLIGGGVIVPLDRFPQGAQDVLGLLPISALSEGLRDVLQHGAGIPWGNLGILAVWAVVGLAAAGRFFRWE, from the coding sequence ATGAGCGCGGAAACGACGGGCACGGGGGCGGGAACGGACGCCCGGTCGACGGCCGCGGGCACCTACGCGCCGAAGCCGGGAGCGGCCCCGCTGCCCCGCATGATCGCGACGCAGGCGGCCCTCGAAACGAAGATGCTGCTGCGCAACGGCGAGCAGCTGCTGCTGACGGTGATCATCCCGACGCTGCTGCTCGTGCTGTTCAGCGCGGTGGACGTCGTCGACACCGGTGACGGCGAGGCCGTCGACTTCCTGGCGCCGGGCATCCTGGCGCTGGCCGTGATGTCGACGGCGTTCACCGGCCAGGCGATCGCGACGGGCTTCGAGCGGCGGTACGGCGTGCTGAAGCGGCTCGCCGTCTCCCCGCTGCCCCGCTGGGGCCTGATGACGGCGAAGAGCCTGTCCGTGCTGGTCACGGAGGTCCTCCAGGTGATCCTCGTGACGGTGATCGCCCTCGCGCTGGGCTGGTCCCCGCACGGCAATCCGTTCGCCGTGCTGCTCCTGCTGGTCCTCGGCACGGCGGCGTTCTCGGGGCTCGGTCTGCTGATGGCCGGGACGCTGAAGGCGGAGGCCACGCTGGCCGCCGCGAACCTGGTCTTCCTGCTGTTGCTCATCGGCGGCGGGGTGATCGTCCCGCTGGACAGGTTCCCGCAAGGAGCGCAGGACGTCCTCGGTCTGCTGCCGATCTCGGCCCTCTCGGAGGGGCTGCGGGACGTGCTCCAGCACGGGGCCGGGATACCCTGGGGCAATCTCGGGATCCTGGCCGTGTGGGCGGTCGTCGGTCTGGCGGCGGCCGGGCGGTTCTTCCGCTGGGAGTGA
- a CDS encoding ABC transporter ATP-binding protein, producing MRSDPVVQVSGLVKRYGGKTAVDGLDLVARAGITAVLGPNGAGKTTTVESCEGYRRPDAGTVRVLGLDPVREAPALRPRIGVMLQSGGVYSGARADEMLQHVARLHAHPLDVAALIERLGLGSCGRTTYRRLSGGQQQRLALAMAVVGRPELVFLDEPTAGLDPQARRATWELVRELRADGVSVILTTHHMDEAEQLADDVAIIDAGRVIAQGSPEELCRGGAENTLRFGGRPGLDVASLLKALPADSTAAELTPGSYRVGGKIDPQLLATVTSWCAQHGVMPEKISVERHTLEDVFLELTGKELRG from the coding sequence ATGCGAAGTGACCCCGTCGTCCAGGTCAGCGGTCTGGTGAAGCGTTACGGCGGGAAGACCGCCGTGGACGGCCTGGATCTGGTGGCCCGAGCGGGCATCACGGCCGTACTCGGACCCAACGGCGCGGGCAAGACGACCACCGTCGAGAGCTGCGAGGGATACCGGCGCCCCGACGCCGGAACGGTCCGGGTGCTGGGCCTCGACCCGGTGCGCGAGGCCCCGGCCCTGCGCCCCCGGATCGGTGTGATGCTCCAGTCCGGCGGCGTCTACTCCGGCGCCCGCGCCGACGAGATGCTCCAGCACGTGGCCAGGCTGCACGCGCATCCGCTGGACGTGGCCGCCCTCATCGAGCGCCTCGGCCTCGGCAGCTGCGGCCGGACCACGTACCGGCGGCTGTCCGGCGGTCAGCAGCAGCGCCTCGCGCTCGCCATGGCCGTCGTCGGACGCCCCGAGCTGGTCTTCCTGGACGAGCCGACCGCGGGCCTGGACCCCCAGGCACGCCGGGCCACCTGGGAACTCGTCCGCGAGCTGCGCGCCGACGGGGTCTCGGTGATCCTGACCACGCACCACATGGACGAGGCCGAGCAGCTCGCCGACGACGTGGCGATCATCGACGCCGGCCGGGTCATCGCGCAGGGCTCCCCCGAGGAGCTGTGCCGCGGCGGCGCCGAGAACACCCTGCGGTTCGGCGGGCGCCCCGGCCTGGACGTGGCCTCCCTCCTCAAGGCCCTCCCGGCGGACTCCACGGCGGCCGAGCTGACCCCGGGCTCGTACCGGGTGGGCGGCAAGATCGACCCGCAGCTGCTCGCGACCGTGACGAGCTGGTGCGCCCAGCACGGCGTGATGCCGGAGAAGATCTCCGTGGAGCGGCACACTCTGGAGGACGTCTTCTTGGAGCTCACCGGTAAGGAGCTGCGCGGATGA